In the Oncorhynchus keta strain PuntledgeMale-10-30-2019 chromosome 32, Oket_V2, whole genome shotgun sequence genome, CTCTTGTCATAGACAACCCTGAATCTTTTAGTAAGTGGGGCCTTCCTCAGATGGAAGCCCTTTATTATACCCAACAATCTTTTTGTAGGAGCTCCTAAATCTCAAAGTCACTATTACTGTCATTTAGGAACCCCCCCTCGAACAAGCGTGTGATTGATTCCTAGTTTTTACACGAGGGGTATTTTTTCATAGTTTTTGAGTCACGCCTGACACACTGCGGCCTGTAGCATAAGTCAGTAGCCATAGGACAATGTGGTCCCGTCAGGCAAAAGCACTCTCTTGTCATAGACAACCCTGAATCTTTTAATGAGTGGGGCATTCCTCAGATGGAAGCCCTTTTTATCCCTAACAATCTTTTTGTAGGAGCTCAAAATCTCCAAGTCACTATTCCTGTCATTTAGGAACCCCCCCTCGACCAAGCGTGTGATTGATTCCAAGTTTACACGCTGGGCATTTTCATAGTTTCGAGTCACTCCTTTGGCTTTCAATGCCACGTGATTCTTTAGCGTTCTAAAAGCATAGCTTTTGGGACCACAGGATGACCATTCTGTGATATGGTCACCCTCTGCGAGTTCACTCGTTAAGCCACCCAGATAGTTGCTGAGTGGGGGGCTCCAATCCCCCGGTTTTCTTACATAGACCACAGAGTCTGTGTCATGGTAAAGTACCCGCCTCTGAAGCTGCTCCATGAGCATGTACAGTTCAAGTCGGCCATAGGCCGTGGTAAATGCTGCaagaaacacatttacattacctGGGGGTAGAACCCACTTCTTGTTACGTCGCCATTGCACCAAGGCAATGTCTTGACTCAAGAATGAAAAATGTGAAATTTCGTATTGGTCCGAAAAAACGAATTCCAAAAATTCTTCAGGGTCTTTAATAATCAACGTTGTTAGCATATTACACCTCTGCGCTAATTTGCCCCAAAGCGAATTTAAGTACAATTTCGACACATTTCGTTTGGTTTTGTTGACCTCTATTCTGTCAGGGTCAAGAAGGATGTCTTCTCTGTCATGATAGTCTTGAATGTACCTGTCTTTACTCTCTTGATCTGTGACCGATGCAGGATAGCCTGAAGCCATTTGCTTACATCTCAAGAAGGTATTGATGTACTCTTTAAAAAGAGTGTCTGATTTCTTTGAAAAGTTCCATACTTCAAAGATTTTGGCCACACGACACCCCATCTCTAAAGCCTTAGAGAATTCAGCTGTGACCCATACACCTGTCAGTGCTCTTTCTTGATCAGTGTGATCACATGGGGTTTGTTGTATGTTTTCACTGCAGGTGCGACAAAGGGGAAAGAAAAGTTTTCCTTGAGGGCCCCTGTAAGGCAACACAGGTATAAACAAACCCCTTGGAGGTTAGACTGTTGCTTTGATCAGACCAAAATAGTTTTGAGGTAAGTCAAAATCACGATGAATAATTTCAGGATGACCTATAGAATAGCATGAGGAACTCATTACATGCGGATAAAGGGATGTAAAATCTACATAGCCTATTGTCTCGTCGGGTTGCGTTACATACCTCAATGTCAAAGCATTGGTACGGCCGCCATACAAGGCCTGTCTTGGCTCCAGAGGTTCTGGGGTGTCAAAGCTGGAAAAGAATGCTTGAACATGAGGATCAGACTTTTTGAGGGCTGTCCATTCGTGCTCCCACAAAACAACCACTTTTAGACCGTAAGTAGCCTGTAAAGAATCAACTTTGTCTTGAAACTCTTGGTACATTTCCCCAAAAGTCTTTTGGGTTAGGACACACATGTTCTGGGGCACAAAGCAAGATTTGCAACCATGGAAGAAACAACCATTGTACTCATACACGGTCTCAACCCCATCAATCTGGGTGTAGCCATCTACATGGTAAGAGCCAAATGGCTTCTCCCCTCGATTCAAAGCATGTTGAATAAAAATGTCTTTATCCTGGGCCATATACTCTAGCCATTGAATGGACCCACTAGAGTATGCCTTGAATTGGCGTCGGTAGTTGTCAGGCGAGGGGAAAGCTATAGAGGCTGTAGGCAGATAGTGTGTACGGTATGTTTTCATGCATGCCGATGCAATAGTTGTACAACTCCAGGGGTCAATGCCTGCATCTTTGATTACCTATTCTCTGAATCTGAGGCATCCTTCACGAAGTATAACCACATCATTGTCACAGTATGATTCCATCTCTTTATGGAAATCAAAGGTGCCATGTCTTACTGTCTCATACCAAGTCATGAATCTCTCACGCTCTTTGGGAGACATTTGATCACACCCGTACATTTCTGGGCTGGGATATGATCCGATATAATGTAGATTCTCCTCAGATGTGAAGAAGTGGGGGAACCAGCCTTTCACAGAGTTTTCAAAACCCAAGGCCTCTGGCATTTGAGCCAATCTCATGGGTAAGAAGCTTAAACTGTCAATGTATCTCTGGTTGAAGGCTGGATCTACAAAACACAAGATTTTACTACCTTGAGCTATGACACTGGGGGCCACGCCTTGCTGTATCAAGGGGTTCAGAAGAAGGTAAGAGTCGTAGGCTCTAGCATTGTGCGCTATAAACGTAAAGTTTCGGTACTGtggttttctaaaatgttttagaaAGAGTAGTGCACAATTGGATCCTTCTGCAGACCATTTTTCCCCCTTGAATGTCATGGTAGATACAAAAATAGGCAAATGATCCCCCGATTGCTGATTTGTCTCAAAATCATAGAACACTTATTTCTCTGAATGTTCATCTTCAGCCAAGGGCTGAATATAACACTCGTGTGGCACTTCTTGAACCACTTCAGCATTTCTGCTTTTCAGAGCCCCTTTACAGATTGGACAATGTATGATTCCACAAACATGTGGTTTAGGGCTATCTGTTTTAAGGCTGTAATTGCAATGACATTTTGGGCATTTCTTGTTAATGGCACAAATGCTTACAGATTTACAGGCCTTAGGGTGCCATGTTTCAATTTTGTGTTTCTCGTAACAGTAGGTCGAACGACATGTGCGATGGCAATCCTCACATGGTGTCAAGTTTAGGGTTTGTATAGGGCACTCTGCATCCTGACATACCGAACAGTTATAATGGCATGAGTGCCCCCCCTTTCGGGTGTAGCCGGTATGGCAGGATGGACACACATAGGGTGCGCCTATGAACGCCGTGATGTTGGTAACGGCGTAGTAATGTTCATTTTGCACATAAAAGTACAGAATCTGAGGGTGCGATTGGGGGGTGTTTTGGAACTTCAAGAGAGCTGCATTAGCTCTACTGTGGTACAAAACCACAATCTTGATATTCAGAAAGTTTTCAAATTTGACAATGTCTGAGAATGCCACCCCTTCCTGTATCCCGAGACCCACCGCCGTTTGGATCTCTCTAGCCTTTTGCAATGCCGTCAGATCAGTACATCCGGGGTTAAGTAAATGCGCTAGGCCTATTGCAAAACATAGCTTATTATCAGTATTGTGAACGTTTATGAGGTAGGCCCTTTTATTGCTTATGATTTCTGACTGCATTAGGCTATCAAGCTTCCTTCTCTGCCCACCACCCCCCTGCGGTTGACGTATTATTTGCACTACAAATCCGATTGGTCCGATCGGCTATGATGGCTAAATTTGACTGAACAAGGCGTTCTACCAGCGCGGTAAATTGTTCAAGATCTGCTTCGCCATTGGGTAAAATAAGAGATACTGTGTTATGCAGGCTATCTCCACAAATTTCCAACTGTAAGACATCACGAGGTTCGCCATAATCTCTTGCAGTCTCTAACAGATCATTTAGAGTGTCCATTATCATCATGTAAAATACAGCATAGTCAAGATTCTGATTCACCCATAGGAAATTGAAAAACTGTCGAATCTCTGTATTGTTGAATTTATTCCTGTACACAACCCTGACACGTCTATCATG is a window encoding:
- the LOC127914537 gene encoding uncharacterized protein LOC127914537, giving the protein MGCRVAKIFEVWNFSKKSDTLFKEYINTFLRCKQMASGYPASVTDQESKDRYIQDYHDREDILLDPDRIEVNKTKRNVSKLYLNSLWGKLAQRCNMLTTLIIKDPEEFLEFVFSDQYEISHFSFLSQDIALVQWRRNKKWVLPPGNVNVFLAAFTTAYGRLELYMLMEQLQRRVLYHDTDSVVYVRKPGDWSPPLSNYLGGLTSELAEGDHITEWSSCGPKSYAFRTLKNHVALKAKGVTRNYENAQRVNLESITRLVEGGFLNDRNSDLEILSSYKKIVRDKKGFHLRNAPLIKRFRVVYDKRVLLPDGTTLSYGY